The following proteins are co-located in the Neofelis nebulosa isolate mNeoNeb1 chromosome 18, mNeoNeb1.pri, whole genome shotgun sequence genome:
- the AP1S1 gene encoding AP-1 complex subunit sigma-1A gives MMRFMLLFSRQGKLRLQKWYLATSDKERKKMVRELMQVVLARKPKMCSFLEWRDLKVVYKRYASLYFCCAIEGQDNELITLELIHRYVELLDKYFGSVCELDIIFNFEKAYFILDEFLMGGDVQDTSKKSVLKAIEQADLLQEEDESPRSVLEEMGLA, from the exons ATG ATGCGATTCATGCTGCTGTTCAGCCGGCAGGGGAAGCTGCGGCTGCAAAAATGGTACCTGGCCACATCGGACAAGGAGCGAAAGAAAATGGTTCGGGAGCTTATGCAGGTGGTTCTGGCTCGCAAGCCCAAGATGTGCAGCTTCCTGGAGTGGAGGGATCTCAAAGTCGTCTATAAGAG ATATGCCAGCCTCTACTTCTGCTGCGCCATCGAGGGCCAAGACAATGAGCTCATCACGCTGGAGCTGATCCACCGATATGTGGAGCTCCTGGACAAATACTTCGGCAGC gtgTGCGAGCTGGACATCATCTTCAACTTTGAGAAGGCCTACTTCATCTTGGACGAGTTTCTGATGGGGGGAGATGTCCAGGACACCTCCAAGAAGAGTGTGCTGAAGGCCATCGAGCAGGCAGACCTGCTGCAGGAG gaGGATGAGTCGCCTCGCAGTGTGCTGGAGGAGATGGGTCTGGCGTAG
- the VGF gene encoding neurosecretory protein VGF, whose product MKSLRLQASTLVCFLLLIKGLGAAPPGHPEAQPPPLSSEHKEPVAGDAAPGPNDVSAPEVRAARNSEPQDEGELFQGVDPRALAAVLLQALDRPASPPAPGGSQQGPKEEAAEALLTETVRSQTHSLPAPETQAPAAPPRPQTQENGPEAGDPSEELEALASLLQELRDFSPSSAKRQQETAAAETETRTHTLTRVNLESPGPERVWRASWGEFQARVPERAPLPPPAPPQFQARMPESGSLPEAHQFGEGVSSPKTHLGEALAPLSKAYQSLGAPFPKARRPESSLLGGSEAGERLLQQGLAQVEAGRRQAEATRQAAAQEERLADLASDLLLQYLLQGGARQRGLGGRGLQEKEEERESVREDAEAEQERRGGAERVGEEDEEAAEAEAEAEEAERARQNALLFAEEEEDGEAGAEDKRSQEEMPGHRRKEAEGAEEGGEEEDDDEEMDPQTIDSLIELSTKLHLPADDVVSIIEEVEEKRKRKKNAPPEPVPHPRAAPAPTHVRSPQPPPPAPAPAREELPDWNEVLPPWDREEDELFPPGPYHPFPNYIRPRTLQPPAASRRRHYHHALPPSHHYPGREAQARRAQEEAEAEERRMQEQEELENYIEHVLLRRP is encoded by the coding sequence ATGAAATCGCTCAGGTTGCAGGCTTCCACCCTCGTCTGCTTCCTTCTACTGATCAAGGGGTTGGGAGCAGCGCCCCCGGGGCACCCTGAGGCGCAGCCACCTCCCCTCAGCTCTGAACATAAAGAGCCGGTAGCTGGGGACGCAGCACCCGGGCCGAACGATGTTAGCGCCCCAGAGGTCCGAGCCGCTCGAAATTCTGAGCCGCAGGACGAGGGAGAGCTTTTCCAGGGCGTGGATCCCCGGGCGCTGGCCGCGGTGCTGCTTCAGGCACTTGACCGCCCGGCCTCGCCCCCGGCTCCCGGCGGCTCCCAGCAGGGGCCAAAGGAAGAAGCAGCAGAAGCTCTGCTGACCGAGACCGTGCGCAGCCAGACCCACAGCCTGCCGGCGCCGGAGACCCAGGCACCTGCGGCCCCGCCTCGCCCTCAGACTCAGGAGAATGGTCCCGAGGCTGGAGACCCCTCCGAGGAGCTCGAGGCGCTAGCTTCTCTGCTCCAGGAACTGCGAGATTTCAGTCCGAGCAGCGCCAAGCGCCAGCAAGAGACAGCGGCAGCAGAAACGGAAACTCGCACGCACACTCTGACCCGAGTCAACCTGGAGAGCCCCGGGCCGGAGCGCGTGTGGCGCGCTTCCTGGGGAGAGTTCCAGGCGCGCGTTCCGGAGCGCGCGCCCCTGCCACCCCCCGCTCCCCCGCAATTCCAGGCGCGTATGCCCGAGAGCGGGTCCCTTCCTGAAGCCCACCAGTTCGGGGAAGGGGTATCCTCCCCCAAAACACATCTAGGTGAGGCATTGGCACCCCTATCCAAGGCGTACCAAAGCCTGGGCGCCCCTTTCCCCAAGGCGCGCCGTCCGGAGAGCTCACTCCTGGGCGGCTCTGAGGCTGGGGAGCGCCTTCTACAGCAAGGGCTGGCGCAGGTAGAAGCCGGGCGGCGACAGGCAGAGGCCACACGGCAGGCCGCGGCGCAGGAAGAGCGGCTGGCAGACCTCGCCTCGGACCTGCTGCTCCAATATTTGCTGCAGGGCGGGGCCCGGCAGCGCGGCCTTGGGGGTCGGGGGctgcaggagaaggaggaggagcgaGAGAGCGTGAGGGAGGATGCGGAGGCGGAGCAGGAGAGACGCGGCGGGGcggagagggtgggggaagaggatgaggaggcGGCGGAGGCGGAGGCAGAGGCGGAGGAGGCGGAGAGGGCGCGGCAGAACGCGCTGCTGTtcgcagaggaggaggaggacggagAAGCCGGAGCCGAGGACAAGCGCTCCCAGGAGGAGATGCCCGGCCACCGTCGGAAGGAGgctgagggggcagaggagggcggggaggaggaggacgacgacgAAGAGATGGACCCTCAGACGATCGACAGCCTTATTGAGCTGTCCACCAAACTCCATCTGCCAGCGGACGACGTGGTCAGCATCATcgaagaggtggaggagaagcGGAAGCGGAAGAAGAACGCCCCTCCCGAGCCCGTGCCGCACCCCCgtgccgcccccgcccccacccacgtCCGTTCCCCGCagcccccgcctcccgcccccgcccccgcccgagAGGAGCTGCCCGACTGGAACGAGGTGCTCCCGCCTTGGGATCGCGAGGAGGACGAGTTGTTTCCCCCGGGGCCCTACCACCCTTTTCCCAACTACATCCGGCCGCGGACACTGCAGCCACCCGCTGCCTCGCGCCGCCGCCACTACCACCACGCCCTGCCGCCTTCGCATCACTATCCCGGCCGGGAGGCCCAGGCGCGGCGCGCGCaggaggaggcggaggcggaggagcGCCGGATGCAGGAGCAGGAGGAGCTGGAGAATTACATCGAGCACGTGCTGCTCCGGCGCCCGTGA